From the Streptomyces sp. NBC_01216 genome, the window CGGATCCCCCTCATCGCGGACCGGCTCAACCTGCTGCACAGCAGGACGCAGAAGCCGGTGCTGCTGGTCGCCGAGTCCGGAGATCTCAGCGAGGCCGACCGCGAGGTGCTCTACCAGGAGCTGGCCAAGCGCAGTGCCCGCGTCACCGTGCTCTACGTGCGGCGCGGAGTGGGGGACCCGGCAGCCGGAGTGCCGGCCCTCGAAGAGAGTCTGGACGAAACGGAGGCGCGGGACTTCGAGCAGCGCTACGGAGAACTCGTCCTGGAGCCCTCCCGGAAGGGGGAACTGCGACGGCTCGCGCAAGAGCAGTACCGGCAGTACCGCACACCCTTCTTCTACGGACTGGTCACCTTCGAGAGGAAGTTCACCAAACTCTCCGACTACGTGAGCACACACCTGGCGCAGGTCAAGGGCCGAGCGGCCGACGTCATGACCCACCTGGCCCTGGTGACGATCTTCTCCAACACCGGACTCCAGCGGGAACTCGTCCACCATCTGATGCGGCACTCCTCCGTCTCGCCGGAACTCGAACTGGCCGACGTCCTGGGCCCCGAGGCGGCCCGCCTGGTGACGGTGCGGTCCGGCAGGGTCCGGCTGCAGCACCAGCTGATCGCCGAACAGGTCCTGACGGAACTCCTCCAGGACAAGCACTGGGAGTACTACCTCAGGGATCTCGCGATCAACTTCGTCGAGGCACTCGCGCTGTCCACCGACGTGTCGTCCGAGCCCGTGCGCGTCCTGCTGCGCCAGATGTTCGTGGACCGCCAGGGCGGCACCGTGGACGGCGTCGAGGACCGGGGCTACTTCGCCCCGTTGATCGAACGCCTCGACGTGAACTCGGCACACGAGGTCCTGCGCTCCCTGACCCGGCACATCCCGAACGAGCCGCACTTCTGGAACCACCTCGGCCGGCACCAGATGTACCGGCTCGACCGGGAGTACGACAAAGCGGAGGAGTACGTGTCCCGGGCGGTCTCCCTGGCCGAGCACGACTTCATCCACCACCACACCCTGGGCCTGACCCGTCGCGGGATACTGAAGCAGGAGCTCAAGCGCGCCAAGCCCCTGGGCGTGGCAGCCGTCATGAAAGTCGTCGAGGAGCACTTCGAGCAGACCGTGGACTGCTTCAGGACCTCGCGGCGGCTCAACGGGGAGAACCTGCACGGCTACATCACCCACGTCCAGACGATCGTGACGGTCGCGCAGACGGTGAAGGCGGCGGCCCGCGTCAAGTCGATCGCCGACCTGGACGCCGCCGCGGGGGACTGGGTGGCCGACAAGATCGGGGAGGCCAACGCGCTGCTCCACGAGGCGACCCAGGCATACGGCACCCTCGACGACCAGGACAGCTATCTCGTGCGCTGCCGCGCCGACATCCGTCAGCTGTACGGCGACCTGGACGCCGTGGTGGAGACCTGGGAACTCGCGGTCGCCGGCCGGCGCTCGAACCCCATGGTGCAGCGGGCGCTGGCCCAGGCCTACTACACGCGGGGGGAGCGCAGGTGGCGCAACCTCAGCCATGCGGAGCTGCGGCGCATCGTGGAGCTGGCCGGCCACAACCTGTCCCGCCACGACTGCCGGGAGGAGGACTACCGGCTCTGGTTCGAGGCGTACAAGCAACTGCCCGAGTTCGACGTCGACGAGGCCCTTTCGCAGCTCCAGCTGTGGTCCGAGCGCTTCCCGTTCTGGCGGGCCCACTACTACCGCTACTGCCTGCTGTTCCATCTGTGGTTCAGTCGGCGCAGCAACGACGTCGAGTCGTTTCGCCACGCTCAGCAACTCAGCCGTGAGCTGGTGTTCGGCCGGTCCCAGCGCTCGTATCTCTGGCTCGCCAAGGGGCCACAGTGGTACCCGGTGATCGCGGACGGCGACCTCGGCGAATGGGACCGCAAGCGGATGTTCTGGAAGAACACCGAACCCCTCCAGCGGGTCAACGGTCTGATCGACGTGATGCACAGCCCATGGGCCGGCAAGATCAAACTCGACGGTGCCGTCACGGCGTTCTTCGTGCCCAGCCGGGACGACTTCCTGTCGGACAGCGACGAGAACACCCGCGTCAACTTCTACCTCGGCATGAGCGCCGACGGTCTGCGGGCCTGGCAAGTGCGCCCCGGACACCTCGACTCCGCGGTCTCGGCGCGGGACGGGATCGCGCCGCCGGCCGTCCCGAAGGGCGAGGAGCCGGCCGTCGACGCGGCCGACGAGACACCGGTCGCCGTGCTCGCCGACCGGGCCGCACGCATCCGGGACGACCAGAAGCTGGCCTTCTGTCTCGCGTTGCTGCGGTCCTGGCAGCAGGTGGACCAGACGCCCCGGCTGTCCGCACTGACCGCACGCGTCAAGGCGCGCTACCGGTACGACGGCGCCGACATCGAGGCCCTGCTGGAACGCTCGGACCAGGTGCTCTACATCGGCGGCGGCGACGACCCCGAGATCCGCCTCGTCGACGCCAACGGACGACGGAACGGCGCGCCGCGCCCGGGGAGGGCCGGGGCGAAACGCACGTCGGCCCAGCCGGGACGCAAGGTGCTGGGGCGGGCCATCCAGGTGTACGAGGCGAAGCGCAGCGTGCTCGTGATGTGCGGGGACGGCTCGATGGCGAACCTGAGCATCGAGGACGTCGTGGAACCGCCCGAGGCCGTCCCGCTGCGCGGACAGCTCCTGTGGATGGAACGGGAGCTCGACCAGCGGGGCGGCGGTGTGGCTCGCGAGGCCGAGCTGCTGCCGCTGACCTCGACCATGGTCGGCGGCGAGCTGGTCGCCGAGGACGCGCTGAGGGACCGGGTCGAGAGCGACCTGCGGGACGAACTGGAGAACCGCCTGGGCGGGGACGCGGCCCGGGTCACCGAGGCCGAGATGACCGACTGGCTGGAGTACCGGTTCGCCGGATGCCTGCCGCTGGCGGAGCGGCTGGGGATCAGCGACCTCTCGAAGCTGTGGAACGGGCTGGACTGGCTGCGACGAGGTGGCGGCGGCGAAGGGGCCGTCCTGATGCTGGCGACCACGGCGGTGTTCGGGCGGGTCGCGCTGCCCGCCCAGGCCGACCGGTCGGCCGCGCGGCGTTCCGGGACTCCGCTGCCTCGGTTCGGCGAAGCGCTGGCCGCGGCGGTCGACGGGCTGCGGAACCGCCCCGGTGCGGCCGACCCGTCGTTCCGCGAGGTGATGAAGGCACTGCGGGCCTCCCTCGGAACGGACTTCACTCGGGTGGTCGGCCGGGAGCGGGGCAAGTCGCTGCGGGCACGGATCCTGAAGGAGCCGGGCTGGGAGCTGGTGGGCAGGCCGCCCCATCCGGAGGTGGTGAGACGTGTGAGCGGCGGGATTCTCGCGGAGGCCGTCCACACGATCGAGGCCGCGGGTGTGGAGCCGACGCTGGCCATGCTGGGCAACACCCTGCGCCGGAGCCTGGCCACGGACTACGGCAGCACGGTGGGGTCCTCGCTGAAACGCTGGATCGAGCGACAGCCCGGCTGGGAGGTGGTGGCCGAACGGCCCGGTCACGAAAGGGTACGGCGGGTGGGGGCCGCCGAACCGGACCGGAGGGAGGAGGCTCCGGCCACCGCCACCGCCACCGCCACCGCCACCGCCACCGCCTCCGCCCCGGCCCCGAGGGAAGCCGTCGGCGACGCAGAGCAGGATCTCGGCCCGGACGTCGGTGCCGCCCTCGCCGAGATCGTCGCGGAGCTGTCCGGACAGGGAAGAGAGACGACGCTGAACATGATCGGCTCCGCCCTGAGCACCCGTTGGGGAACCGAGACCTATCGGAAGATCACCGCCCGGCGACGCCTGCCGGCACTCGCCGCGGACCACGGCTGGGAGGTCGTCGAGTTGCGCCCCGACGTGCACTTCCTGCGCCGCCCGGACACCTCGGCGGGCCACGAGGGGGAGGCGTGATGGGCGAAGCGGCGCGGGCGCACGCGGCTGAGCTGCTGGAATGCCTCGCGGCCCAGCAGGGGACTCCCGCCACGGCGGAGGAACTGGGACGGCGCGCCGGGCTGACACCCCCGGACGCGGCGGCCACGGTCCCCGTCATGCTCGCGCTGGTGGGTGCCTTCGGCGTGTTGAAGGAGGAGACCACGCCCGACGGCACCCCCGCCGTGGCGGTGATCAGTCCGGCCGCCGCCTACTTCCTGCGCGGGCTGGCCGCCTACCTGCGCGCGGGACACGCGATCCTCGACAACTGGGAGCGCGCCGGCACCGAGCCCGGACCGTACACCGACCGTCAGGTGCTGGCCGGACCGCAGTTCCTCCTGCTGACGGAGAGCCGCCGTCTGGCCCTGGACGCCGACGCCGTGCCGCTGCGGGAGGTGGACGTCGTCCAGATCGTGGTCAAAGCCCGGCACCGGGGCGCCGGCGGGCAGGCCCGCTACCTCCTCCAGTACGACGAACGGGCCCGTCAGTACCAGCTGCCCGGCGGACACGTGCGTGCCTCGGACGCGGACCACCGCGCGGCGGCCGTCCGGGAACTCGAGGAGGAACTGGCGGGCTACCGCCACGACGGCGACCGGGACGTCCTCACCGAACTGGGCACGGTCGAGGCCGTCCAGCCCTCCCGCACCTTCGGTGTCGTCAGTGCGTACCGCGTCGCGTTCTTCCAGCTCACCACCGACGCTGAGCGTCTGCTGCTGGGGCCAGGCGCGCACTGGGTGGCCCAGGACGAGCTGCTCGACCCGGACTTCCGTGTCGGGCGTGCGAGCCTCAACGTCACCGCCCTGGAACGTCTGGACGCCACTCTGCCGGGCGGTCTGACCGGTCTTCCGCTCAGCGTCCCCGCTCCGCTGCGCCGCACCCTGGGACAGATCGTCCGGGACCGTCCGTGGGAGTCGGCGGGGCTGGCACTGGGAGTGGTCGGCCTGCTGGTGTCACTCGTTCCGCTGTTCCTCTGAGCGGGGAGGCACCGGCCGACGCACGGAGCGGTGGCGGTGGGGGCCCGGCCGGGCCCCCACCGCCACCGGAGCTCACTGCTCCTTCTTCGGGTCCTCCAGGCGGGGGAAGAGCACCGCGCCCTTCGTCACCGTCGCGCCCGCCGGGAGCTGCCCCCACGCACCGGACGACTGGACCGGCTGGGCCGCGAGGGCGCCCAGGGCCGCCTCCGCGCCCAGGGAGTCCCAGAGGGCCTGCGAGGTCTCGGGCATGATCGGGTTGAGCAGGACCGCGACCGCGCGGAGGGACTCGGCGGCCGTGTAGAGGATCGTCGCCAGGCGCGCCCGGCCCTCCTCCGACTCGTCCTTGGCCACCTTCCACGGCTCCTGCTCCGTGATGTAGCCGTTGACCTGCTTCACGAAGTCGAAGATCGCCAGGATGCCGGACTGGAAGTCCAGTTCCTCGCCGATCTTGCGGTCGGCCGTCGCGACGGCCTTGGCCAGGCCCTCGTGGATCGCCTTCTCCGCGTCGCCGTCGGTCGCCGAGGCCGGCAGCTCGCCGCCGAAGTACTTGCCGACCATGGCGGCCACCCGCGAGGCGAGGTTGCCGTAGTCGTTGGCGAGTTCGGAGGTGTAGCGGGCGGTGAAGTCCTCCCAGGAGAAGGAACCGTCCTGACCGAACGCGATCGCCCGCAGGAAGTACCAGCGGTAGGCGTCGACGCCGAAGTGCGAGGTCAGGTCCTGCGGCTTGATGCCGGTCAGGTTCGACTTCGACATCTTCTCGCCGCCGACCATCAGCCAGCCGTTGGCCGCCACCCTGCCCGGTACCGGCAGGCCCTGCGCCATCAGCATCGCCGGCCAGATCACCGCGTGGAAGCGGAGGATGTCCTTGCCGATCAGATGGACGTTCGCCGGGAAGGTCTCCTCGAACTTCGCCTGGTCGGCGCCGTAGCCGACGGCCGTCGCGTAGTTCAGGAGCGCGTCGATCCACACGTAGATCACGTGCTTCTCGTCCCACGGCACCGGGACGCCCCAGTCGAAGGTGGAGCGCGAGATCGAGAGGTCCTGCAGGCCCTGCTTGACGAAGTTCAGGACCTCGTTGCGGGCCGACTCCGGCTGGATGAAGTCCGGGTTCGCCTCGTAGAACTCGACCAGCCGCGGGCCGTACGCGCTCAGCTTGAAGAAGTAGTTCTCCTCCTTGAGGATCTCCACCGGCTTCTTGTGGACCGGACACAGCTTCGTGCCGTCCTCGGCCTCGATGAGGTCGCCCGGGAGCTTGAACTCCTCACAGCCCACGCAGTAAGGGCCCTCGTACCCGCCCTTGTAGATCTCGCCCTTGTCGTGCAGGTCCTGCACGAACTCCCGCACGCGGTCGGTGTGACGCTTCTCCGTGGTCCGGATGAAGTCGTCGTTCGCGATGTTCAGGTGCTCCCAGAGAGGCTTCCACGCCTCCTGGACGAGCTTGTCGCACCACTCCTGCGGGGTGACGCCGTTCGCCTCCGCGGTGCGCATGATCTTCTGACCGTGCTCGTCCGTGCCGGTGAGGTACCACACCTTCTCGCCGCGCTGACGGTGCCAGCGCGTGAGCACGTCGCCTGCGACGGTCGTGTAGGCGTGGCCCAGGTGAGGAGCGTCGTTGACGTAGTAGATGGGGGTCGAGACGTAGAACGCCTTCGCCCCCTGCTTCTCGGATCCAGTGGCCGCCATGGTCGAAATCCTAACGGCCTGAGCAAGATCCACTCACATCGTTAAGCGGCCGTGGGAGCACGGAGAGGTCCGCGAGACGTCCCCGGACGTGGAAAGCCCCCACGCGCCGCAGCGAGGAAGAGGACACGCGCGCCGGGCGCGGGCGGCCCCGGTGGTGACGGCGACCCCGCCGGTCACCGTCACCACCGCCGCGGAGGACCGGGCAACCGCCCGGACGCCCTAGCGGGAGCCCGCGCCCTCCCAACCGGAGAGCAGCCCGCGATAGAAGGCGGGATGCGCCGTCTCGCGGGGCGCCGGGCCGGCCAGGAAGTGGCCGGTGTGCGGGGCGTCGAGCCTGCGGAGGAAGTCGAACGCCTTGTTCTCCTCGTCGCCCCAGGCCACGAACCGCCAGTGGACCGGGCGCTCCGCCGCCGCGGCGAGGGCCTGGGCGGCGGCGGTCTTCGACTCCGGCGCTCCGTCCGTCTGGAAGACGACGAACGCGGGCCGGGCCGGGTCGGTCTTCTCGTGGTGGGCGAGGACCTCCTCTACCGCGCGGTGGTAGTTGGTGCGGCCCAGCCGGCCGAGACCCGCGTTGATCGTGTCGATGCGGTTCTCGTCGAGAGTGGCCGGGGTGAGCTCGGCGGTGCCGTCGACGTCGGTGGAGAAGAAGACGGCGGTGACGGCGGCCTCGGCGTCGAGGTGCGCGGCGAGCGCCACGGTCTGCTCGGCGAGGCGCTGGACGGAACCGTCCTTGAAGTAGCCGCGCATCGATCCGGACCGGTCGACCACGAGGTACACGGCGGCCCGTGCCCCGCTCAGCCCCTGCTTCCTGAGCACGGTGCCGGCGGCCCTGTAGGCGTCGGCGAGATGCGGTGCCACGGCCTTGACCTCGGCGAGGGAGAGGGCGGGGCTGCCGGCGGGGGCGGCCGAAGCCTCCTCGGCGTCGGGGGCGGCGGGGGCCGGCTCGGCGGTCGTGTCCGCCGTCTCGTCCCCGGCGGCCTCGACCGTCACGTCCGCCTTCGGGGCGGGTGCGGACACCTCGGGCTCGGGCTCGGGGGTGGCGGACTCGACGGGCTCGGTGACCTCGGGCTTCGTGACCTCGGATTCCGTGGCCGCCGCCTTCGGGGCGGGTGCGGACACCTCGGGCTCGGGCTCGGGGGTGGCGGACTCGACGGGCTCGGTGATCTCGGGCTTCGTGACCTCGGATTCCGTGGCCGCCGCCTTCGGGGCGGGTGCGGACACCTCGGGCTCGGGCTCGGGGGTGCCGGACTCGACGGGCTCGGTGACCTCGGGCTCGGTCGCCTCGTCGGCGACAGCCTTCTCCGGAAGCCCGGCCGGCCCGTCGGCGGGCGCACCGGACTCCGCCTCCGGTGTCCCGGCCGGCTCGTCGCGGTCGGCCGCCCGAGGCTCGGGGACCTCCGCCGTCGCCTCCGCCGTCGCCTCCGTCTTCGTCCCGAGGGTTTCGGCCTCGGCCTCCGTGGTGTCCGCCTGCGGGGCTTCCGGCTCCGGGGTCTCCGCCGCCACGGCGCCGGCCTCCGCCTGCGGCTTCGCTTCCGCTTCCGCCTCCGCTTCCGCTTCCGCTTCCGCGGCACGGGCCTGGGGGATCTGCGGGTTGTCGAAGGCCGCCGCCACCAGGTCCGAGACGCCGCGCTCCGAGGTGGTGTCCGCGCCCTTCGGGGACGGCAGCGTCACGTCGGAGGCGGCGGCCTCCCGCTTCGCCTCGTCCCGTGCCTCGACCGGTTCCGCGACCTCCGCCGCGGGCGGTGCCACGCGTTCCGTCTGGGGCGGGACGGAGGTTGCCGGGGTTTCGTTCTGCTCGGCACTGTCGCGTCCGAACACTTTGCGCAGCAAGCTCCGAATGCCCATGGGCGAACCCCTTCGCATGAGTTGGGTGCGTGTATGTCCGTACTGGGCGCTTCGGGAGTTTCATCCCTGGCCAGGGCGGATACGTAAGGTTAGCGGTCTGTTCGGCGCCACCCACGGCGCCCCGCCTCTCGTTGTCGTCCCCGGTCGCTCCGGATTCATCCCGCGTTCATTCCCGCGCCGCCGTAGTGCAGGGGTGCGCACATAGCGTCACCGCCGGATGGATTCCCGACACAGTGTCGGCGCGGTGTGCGCCGGAGGAGGACGAAGTGCGCAAACTGCTGCCGCTGCTCGGCACCCACTCGCACGGAGGCGGCCGTTCCGCCCTCACCTGCCGGTACCGCTGCGGTGACGCCTGCTTCCACGAGGTGCCCAACACCAGCGACAACGCGTACGTCGGCGACGTCATAGCCGGTGCGCTCTCCCGGCGTTCGATGATGCGCGCCGCCGCCGTCGTGACGGTGGCCACCGCGGCCGGGACGGGCGTCGCCTTCGGGAACGCGCCGGTCGCCGAAGCCCGTCCGCACCGCCCCGGCCGTCCGGACGGTGCCCGCGGCCTCCGCTTCGAGGCGGTCGCGCCCAACCGGGACGACCAGGTCACCGTCCCGTCCGGTTACGCGCAGAACGTCGTCATCCGATGGGGTGAGCCGATCCTCCGCGGCGCCCCTGCCTTCGACGCCGACCGGCAGACGGCCGCGGCGCAGGCCGGCCAGTTCGGCTACAACAACGACTTCCTCTCGCTGCTCCCGCTGCGCGGTGAGCACGGCCGTCAGGTCCTGGTCGCCAACCACGAGTACACCGACGAGAACCTGATGTTCCGCGGCTACGACCCGCAGAACCCGATCCGCGAGCAGGTCGAGATCGCCTGGGCGGCCCACGGGCTTTCCGTCGTCGTGGTCCAGGAGGAACGCCGCTCCGGCCGGCTCGGCCCGGTCACCCGGCACCACCTCAACCGCCGTCTCACGGCCACCAGCGAGTTCCGCCTCACCGGACCCGCCGCCGGTTCCCCGCTGCTGCGGACCTCCGCCGACCGCTCCGGCCGCACGGTCCTGGGCACGCTCAACAACTGCGCCGGCGGTACCACCCCGTGGGGCACGACCCTGCACGGCGAGGAGAACTTCAACCAGTACTTCGCCAACGGGTCGAGCGCCACCGACAAGCGGTACGGCGTCGGCACCGGTGCCACCGAGCGCAAGTGGGAGCGGTTCGACAAGCGTTTCGACCTGAGGCAGGAGCCCAACGAGGTGCACCGCTTCGGCTGGGTGGTCGAGCTCGACCCGTACTCCCCCCACTCCACGCCCCGCAAGCGCACCGCGCTCGGCCGTTTCAAGCACGAGGCCGCGCAGCCGCGTCTGACCGCCGACGGCCGCCCGGTCGTCTACATGGGCGACGACGAGCGCTTCGACTACCTCTACAAGTTCGTCTCCTCGAAGCGGATGAAGAAGGGCGGCTCGCGGGCGGCCCGCGAGCACAACCTCACGCTGCTCGACGAGGGCACCCTGTACGTCGCGAAGCTCACCGGCGACTCGCCCGGCGAGATCGACGGTTCCGGGAAGCTGCCGGCCGACGGCGAGTTCGACGGCTCCGGCGTGTGGATCCCGCTGGCCACCGGTGACGTCTCCCACGTGCCCGGCATGAGCGCCGAGGAGGTGTACGTCTTCACCCGCCTCGCCGGTGACAAGGTCGGCGCCACCAAGATGGACCGTCCCGAGGACGTCGAGCCGTCCCCGCGCAGCGGCCGTGTCTACGTCGCGCTCACCAACAACTCCAACCGCGGCAAGGCGGGTTACCCCGCCGCCGACGAGGCCAACCCGCGCAACCTCAACAAGCACGGACAGATCCTGGAACTGGCCGAGCACTGGGACGACCCGGCGAGCGACGGCTTCGCCTGGCGCCTGTTCCTGGTCGCCGGCGACCCGGACGACCCGGCCACGTACTTCGCCGGCTTCCCCAAGGAGAAGGTCTCGCCCATCTCCTGCCCGGACAACGTGGCCTTCGACCCGCACGGCAACCTGTGGATCTCCACCGACGGCAACCAGCTCGGTTCGCACGACGGCCTGTTCGGCGTCGCGACCCAGGGTGAGCGGCGCGGTGAGCTCAAGCAGTTCCTCACCGTCCCGGCCGGCGCCGAGACCTGCGGTCCGATCATCCAGGACCGTCGCGTCCTGGTCGCCGTCCAGCACCCGGGCGAGGTCGACGGCGCGTCCGTCGAGCAGCCCGCGTCCGTCTGGCCGGACGGTCCGGGCCGGATCGTCCGCCCGGCGGTCGTCGCGGTGTGGCGCAAGGACGGCGGCGACATCGGCGTCTGATCCCGGTGCCAGGTGGTGTGAGGGGCGCGGGGGGCGCTCCTCACACCACCCCCAGCCCCTCGTGGAAGCGGACGAACTGCTCGGCCGGGTCCCCGGTGTACACCCACGGAACCCAGGACGCGCGGGCGCCGAGCATGCCCAGTACGTCGCGTGCCACGTCCGTCTGGCCCGCGTAGCACGCGGCGTGCGCCAGGTAGTTGAGGTCGGTGACCTCGGAGGGAAGCACCGGTCGTCCCGTTTCCCGGCCGCCGATCCAGCGCTGGTAGGTCCGGCGCAGTTCGGTCACCGCGAGCTCGTGCTTCCAGTGCTGGTCGAAGCCGCGCACCGGGCCCCGGCCGAGGGCGCCGTCGGCTATGTAGCGGTACTCCTCCACCCGGGCGAGCTGCACCAGCACCGGCAGCGGCGAGCCCGGCGGGGCCACGCCCGCCGCGTCGCGGGCGAAGTCGTACATCGAGCCGTGTGTGCCGTGCCAGCGGGCCGACCAGTAGCGCAGGACCTGTGCGTGCCCCTCGGTGCTGTACGGGTCGCGCCGCCGCAACTCGTCGAACCAGCCGCGCAGTTCGCGGCGCCGGACGCCGCCTTCGTAGAGCCGGGCGACGGAGAGCAGCGCCACCCAGGGCATCGGGTCGGCGGGCGCCGCCTCCGCCGCGCCGAGACAGGCGTCGACGATCGAGTCCAGCCGCGCGCGGTCCATCTGCGTGCCACGGCCGGCGGCGATGGCCGTGTCGAAGACGCGGACGACCTCGGTGGCCGCCATCAGTACGGCCGAGTCCGGGTTGTCCGGTTCGGCGGCCCGCCATGCCTCGGCCGTGGAACTGCCGGCGGCGGCGTGCGCGAGCAGGCGCAGCCGGTGGGTGCGCCGCACCCAGTCGTCGCCGGTGGCCCGCAGGAGGTCCCGCACTCCCTGCCAGCGGCCGATGACGATGTCGTGCCGGGCGTCGGTGAGGGCACGGTCTCCGAGGTCCGGGTCGAAGTCGGGGGTGAAACGGGACGGGCGGGACGGGCGGCGGCGTGCGGCCATCGGTCTTCCTCCCTCGGTAGCTTCGGGCGGGGCGGCGGAGCTGCCCGAAGGACGGCGGCGGCGGCGCTGCGCGGCCGGTGGCGATGCGGTCCAGTGTGGTCCAGTGCGGTACGGGTGGGGTGCGGGTGCGGTTCAGGTGCGGATACGGCCGGGCCGGTGCGTACGGGGGTGGCGGGGCCGTCCCGGGCCGGTGGCGGGATGGTCGGTGTGCGGGGGCGGATGGTCGTCGGGGGTCGGTGTGCTGGTTGGTGGGGGTGTCGGCTCGGCGGGTGC encodes:
- a CDS encoding PhoX family protein produces the protein MRKLLPLLGTHSHGGGRSALTCRYRCGDACFHEVPNTSDNAYVGDVIAGALSRRSMMRAAAVVTVATAAGTGVAFGNAPVAEARPHRPGRPDGARGLRFEAVAPNRDDQVTVPSGYAQNVVIRWGEPILRGAPAFDADRQTAAAQAGQFGYNNDFLSLLPLRGEHGRQVLVANHEYTDENLMFRGYDPQNPIREQVEIAWAAHGLSVVVVQEERRSGRLGPVTRHHLNRRLTATSEFRLTGPAAGSPLLRTSADRSGRTVLGTLNNCAGGTTPWGTTLHGEENFNQYFANGSSATDKRYGVGTGATERKWERFDKRFDLRQEPNEVHRFGWVVELDPYSPHSTPRKRTALGRFKHEAAQPRLTADGRPVVYMGDDERFDYLYKFVSSKRMKKGGSRAAREHNLTLLDEGTLYVAKLTGDSPGEIDGSGKLPADGEFDGSGVWIPLATGDVSHVPGMSAEEVYVFTRLAGDKVGATKMDRPEDVEPSPRSGRVYVALTNNSNRGKAGYPAADEANPRNLNKHGQILELAEHWDDPASDGFAWRLFLVAGDPDDPATYFAGFPKEKVSPISCPDNVAFDPHGNLWISTDGNQLGSHDGLFGVATQGERRGELKQFLTVPAGAETCGPIIQDRRVLVAVQHPGEVDGASVEQPASVWPDGPGRIVRPAVVAVWRKDGGDIGV